In Chrysoperla carnea chromosome 2, inChrCarn1.1, whole genome shotgun sequence, the following proteins share a genomic window:
- the LOC123293865 gene encoding V-type proton ATPase catalytic subunit A produces the protein MSNLPKLGNEERESKYGYVFGVSGPVVTAEKMSGAAMYELVRVGYYELVGEIIRLEGDLATIQVYEETSGVTVGDPVLRTGKPLSVELGPGIMGSIFDGIQRPLKEICEMSQSIYIPKGVNIPALNKKSAWEYSPDSNIKIGSHITGGDIFGICYENTLIKQKLTLNPRAKGTVTYIAPPGSYNITDVVLETEFDNEKTSHTMLQVWPVRQPRPVTEKLQANHPLLTGQRILDSLFPCVQGGTTAIPGAFGCGKTVISQALSKYSNSDVIIYVGCGERGNEMSEVLRDFPELTVEIDGVTESIMKRTALVANTSNMPVAAREASIYTGITLSEYFRDMGYNVSMMADSTSRWAEALREISGRLAEMPADSGYPAYLGARLASFYERAGRVKCLGNPEREGSVSIVGAVSPPGGDFSDPVTSATLGIVQVFWGLDKKLAQRKHFPSVNWLISYSKYLRALDDFYDKNFQDFIPLRTKAKEILQEEEDLSEIVQLVGKGSLAETDKITLEVAKLIKEDFLQQNSYSSYDRFCPFYKTVGMLKNMIAFYDMARHSVESTAQSEHKITWNIIRDSMSQLLYQLSSMKFKDPVKDGEAKIKAEYDQLYEDIQQGFRNLED, from the exons tCGTAACCGCAGAAAAAATGTCCGGGGCTGCTATGTACGAGTTAGTACGTGTAGGATACTATGAATTAGTGGGTGAAATTATTCGTTTAGAGGGTGATTTAGCTACTATTCAAGTATATGAAGAGACATCAGGTGTAACTGTTGGCGATCCCGTGTTACGTACGGGTAAACCATTGTCTGTTGAACTTGGACCTGGTATTATGGGTAGTATTTTTGATGGTATCCAACGTCCGTTAAAAGAAATTTGCGAAATGAGTCAAAGTATTTATATACCGAAGGGTGTAAATATTCCTGCATTAAATAAGAAATCTGCATGGGAATATTCACCTGATTCAAATATTAAG attggATCTCATATTACTGGAGGTGATATTTTTGGTATTTGCTACGAAAATACtttgattaaacaaaaattaacattgaaTCCACGTGCAAAGGGAACTGTTACATATATTGCTCCACCCGGAAGCTATAATATTAcg GATGTAGTTTTGGAGACAGAATTCGATAATGAAAAAACATCACATACCATGTTACAAGTATGGCCAGTACGGCAACCACGACCTGTTACTGAAAAATTACAAGCAAATCATCCACTATTAACTGGACAACGTATTCTTGATTCATTGTTTCCATGTGTTCAAGGTGGTACAACTGCTATACCCGGGGCTTTCGGTTGTGGTAAAACTGTAATTTCTCAAGCGTTATCAAAATACTCCAACTCAGATGTTATTATTTACGTTGG ttgcGGTGAACGTGGTAATGAAATGTCTGAAGTATTACGTGATTTCCCGGAATTGACAGTTGAAATTGATGGTGTAACAGAAAGTATTATGAAACGTACAGCTTTAGTAGCAAATACCTCTAACATGCCTGTCGCTGCTCGTGAAGCTTCTATTTATACTGGTATCACATTATCTGAATACTTCAGAGATATGGGTTACAATGTATCTATGATGGCTGATTCAACATCACGTTGGGCTGAAGCCTTGAGAGAAATTTCTGGACGTTTAGCTGAAATGCCTGCCGATTCTGGTTATCCAGCTTACTTAGGTGCACGTTTAGCTTCATTTTATGAACGTGCTGGGCGTGTTAAATGTTTGGGTAATCCAGAACGTGAAGGTTCAGTATCAATTGTTGGTGCTGTATCACCACCTGGTGGTGATTTCTCAGATCCCGTTACATCAGCTACATTGGGTATTGTACAAGTATTTTGGGGTTTGGATAAAAAATTGGCACAACGTAAACATTTCCCATCTGTAAACTGGCTTATTTCTTACTC GAAATATTTACGTGCATTGGATGActtttatgacaaaaatttccAAGATTTTATCCCACTTCGTACAAAAGCCAAAGAAATTTTACAAGAAGAAGAAGATTTATCCGAAATTGTACAGTTGGTCGGTAAAGGTAGTTTAGCTGAAACTGATAAAATAACCCTTGAGGTTGcaaaattgattaaagaagaTTTCTTACAACAAAACAG ttATTCGTCATACGATCGATTCTGTCCATTCTACAAAACTGTTGGTatgcttaaaaatatgattgcATTTTACGATATGGCCCGACATTCAGTTGAATCAACTGCCCAATCTGAACATAAGATCACCTGGAATATAATTCGAGACTCCATGAGCCAATTGTTATATCAATTAAGTAGTATGAAATTCAAAGATCCAGTAAAAGATGGTGAAGCTAAAATTAAAGCTGAATATGATCAATTGTACGAAGATATTCAACAAGGTTTTAGAAACTTGgaagattaa